A stretch of Pseudomonas sp. FeN3W DNA encodes these proteins:
- a CDS encoding EAL domain-containing protein, producing the protein MKKAVYRHKGAPMESLRNIFNKKFRQHYQPIVDMQTLDLIRYEALLRPLGFSNDTESLIRNMERAGEITELDLWAIRSAINNVAELDEKPTIAINVSASSICDPLFHEEVDWLLRHKSSDTKIGFEITESQPISDMRLAHRFVEMAKKSGCSVGQDDFGTGHARFRVAEQLELDYVKLSARLTTMIESSQQARSMIEKTAKLCDLFAMQVVAEHVDNPKQYGWLRDVGVEHGQGWLFAKASSSLDVSRNFRNELQQAITAASSPAQVRANVLAIGI; encoded by the coding sequence ATGAAAAAAGCAGTCTACAGGCACAAGGGGGCTCCTATGGAGAGCCTGAGAAATATATTCAATAAAAAATTCAGGCAGCACTATCAGCCCATTGTGGACATGCAGACGCTTGACCTCATTCGTTACGAGGCACTGTTGAGGCCACTTGGCTTTTCCAATGACACCGAGTCGCTCATCAGAAACATGGAGCGGGCGGGTGAGATTACAGAGCTTGATCTATGGGCCATCAGAAGCGCGATAAATAACGTCGCCGAGCTTGATGAAAAACCAACCATTGCAATCAACGTATCTGCTAGCAGTATTTGCGATCCCCTTTTTCATGAAGAGGTTGACTGGCTTCTCAGGCACAAATCCAGCGACACCAAGATTGGTTTTGAAATTACAGAGTCACAGCCAATTTCGGACATGCGCCTGGCCCATCGCTTCGTCGAAATGGCCAAGAAGTCAGGTTGCAGTGTTGGGCAGGATGATTTCGGTACTGGTCATGCAAGATTCAGGGTTGCCGAGCAATTAGAGCTCGACTATGTAAAGCTATCGGCACGACTGACGACCATGATTGAAAGCAGTCAACAGGCACGCTCCATGATTGAAAAGACTGCAAAACTCTGTGATCTTTTCGCCATGCAGGTGGTCGCTGAGCATGTGGACAATCCCAAGCAGTATGGCTGGCTTCGAGATGTTGGTGTTGAACATGGGCAGGGATGGCTCTTTGCTAAAGCCTCAAGCTCACTCGATGTGAGCAGGAATTTCCGCAACGAACTTCAGCAGGCAATTACTGCTGCATCATCACCCGCCCAGGTGAGAGCCAACGTGCTGGCCATTGGGATTTAA
- a CDS encoding DNA topoisomerase, with product MKGRVIITEKKDVADAMAKAMKWRAGQGGYEGTFEGAPVKVVWARGHLLTMQSPEEIDPTLGWNDPERLAPIPRAVKMKIIEEPGVEEFRSIKGRMNVIKAALANADEVILATDSDREGEYIGWSILEYFNWRKPVRRCWLASGMDETSMTQAMKSLLPASDKKSLARAAEARARCDWAYMYIVRLLTFYGRRGLLGSHLGTGAGRESVVSIGRVQSAALYMIFKREMEIRHFVPKTFYKINAEFLAASVLLNAEYRPKVTREIIERMPEGVTWEPQGLEGEGKMDKPLFTGVEQVKAFRKRLLDNAAAAVVEEYSEGTKEQHPPITFDLVAAKSALSGACKINGDVAQVVIEDLYEQGFISYPRTAHGELPMNMYAPAERDSRLRCVAGLPGLTAAANKALAIHNGKDADYKPFKPKVFVNKKLEHFGLIPSQKTVNASVLAGMSPKKRVNNKTPHTAEHMRVAYQLIAERFVQAMLPPVKLATQKITFRVPTQDMLGHDSSIFVANAERTVDPGWKAIMNAGGDKANELPRIKNGTPAPLQKVTMDEGQTKAPSRYSEKNFERAMQSAAREVNDPELRKYLADGTNKPEGIGTPATRKDIIPTLKVRNYIRADKSNTFFLEAKGEELINYLMKNGHHQMYRIETTAQWEGKLSDMTELEDDFKASKMRDEFIEETLCDIERFIREVNDTYRGQESKAVNRAPSAVTPRMKEVIKNIATRKGIKPPPGTLTDPAKAQAFLNEHIPKKDASEGATSSGSSGSSFAPSEAQLNLLNKIEQAAGVKATQEERNDRAKLSAFIDKHKGAMSAQPPSEKMLKWAKDIAAKLPEDKKPKPEVFTRMDACRKFIDQHVKKK from the coding sequence ATGAAAGGCCGTGTAATTATTACTGAGAAAAAAGACGTCGCCGATGCCATGGCAAAAGCGATGAAATGGCGCGCAGGACAAGGCGGCTACGAAGGCACTTTCGAAGGCGCGCCGGTTAAGGTCGTATGGGCACGAGGTCACCTGCTGACCATGCAAAGCCCTGAAGAGATTGACCCGACGCTTGGGTGGAATGATCCTGAGCGACTAGCCCCAATTCCCCGCGCCGTGAAGATGAAGATCATCGAAGAGCCAGGCGTTGAGGAATTTAGAAGCATCAAGGGCCGTATGAACGTCATCAAGGCGGCACTTGCCAATGCTGACGAAGTCATTCTGGCAACCGACTCGGATCGCGAAGGTGAATACATTGGCTGGTCGATTCTTGAATACTTCAATTGGCGCAAGCCCGTCCGACGCTGCTGGCTAGCATCCGGCATGGACGAGACGTCCATGACTCAGGCCATGAAGTCCTTGTTGCCAGCATCTGACAAGAAATCGCTGGCTCGCGCAGCAGAAGCCCGTGCACGGTGTGATTGGGCGTACATGTACATTGTTCGCCTGCTTACATTCTACGGTCGTCGTGGCCTGCTCGGCTCCCACCTTGGCACTGGCGCTGGACGCGAGTCTGTTGTTTCAATTGGACGGGTTCAGTCTGCTGCGCTCTACATGATCTTCAAGCGCGAAATGGAGATCAGGCACTTCGTGCCGAAGACCTTCTACAAGATCAACGCAGAATTTCTGGCTGCCAGCGTGCTCCTTAATGCCGAGTATCGCCCTAAGGTCACGCGTGAAATCATCGAACGCATGCCAGAAGGCGTTACCTGGGAGCCACAGGGTCTTGAAGGCGAAGGCAAGATGGACAAGCCATTGTTCACAGGCGTTGAGCAGGTCAAGGCATTTCGCAAGCGTCTGCTGGATAACGCAGCCGCTGCGGTCGTGGAAGAATACTCCGAGGGCACCAAGGAGCAACATCCGCCGATTACGTTTGATCTGGTGGCCGCCAAGTCAGCCCTTTCTGGCGCTTGCAAGATCAATGGTGATGTCGCGCAGGTTGTCATCGAAGACCTGTACGAGCAGGGCTTTATTTCGTATCCGCGTACTGCGCACGGGGAACTGCCCATGAACATGTATGCTCCAGCAGAGCGAGATTCGCGACTACGCTGCGTGGCAGGGCTGCCTGGACTAACAGCGGCGGCGAACAAGGCGCTCGCGATTCACAATGGCAAAGACGCCGATTACAAGCCCTTCAAGCCAAAAGTCTTTGTTAACAAAAAACTGGAACACTTTGGCCTGATTCCGTCTCAGAAGACTGTCAACGCGAGCGTGCTTGCCGGTATGTCGCCTAAAAAGCGCGTCAACAACAAGACGCCTCATACCGCTGAGCATATGCGTGTCGCCTATCAGTTGATCGCTGAGCGATTCGTACAGGCCATGCTGCCACCGGTCAAACTGGCTACCCAGAAAATCACGTTCCGAGTGCCAACGCAGGATATGCTTGGTCATGACTCCTCGATCTTCGTGGCCAATGCCGAGCGCACTGTGGATCCTGGCTGGAAAGCCATCATGAATGCTGGTGGTGACAAGGCCAATGAGCTCCCAAGAATCAAGAACGGAACTCCCGCTCCACTCCAGAAAGTTACAATGGATGAAGGGCAAACCAAGGCCCCGAGTCGCTACAGCGAAAAGAACTTCGAGCGCGCCATGCAGAGTGCAGCGCGTGAAGTGAACGATCCTGAGCTGCGCAAGTATCTGGCTGATGGCACCAACAAGCCTGAGGGTATTGGTACGCCCGCTACACGTAAGGACATCATTCCGACACTGAAGGTGCGAAACTACATTCGTGCCGACAAGAGCAACACCTTCTTCCTTGAGGCCAAAGGTGAAGAGCTCATCAATTACCTGATGAAAAACGGCCACCACCAAATGTACCGAATTGAAACCACGGCGCAATGGGAGGGCAAGCTCTCGGATATGACTGAACTTGAGGATGATTTCAAAGCCAGCAAAATGCGTGACGAGTTTATTGAAGAGACCTTGTGCGACATCGAGCGATTCATCCGTGAGGTAAACGATACGTATCGAGGCCAGGAGTCCAAGGCCGTTAATCGCGCACCTTCAGCTGTCACACCCCGCATGAAGGAAGTGATCAAGAACATAGCAACCCGCAAGGGCATCAAGCCCCCACCCGGAACGCTGACCGATCCGGCCAAGGCCCAGGCATTTCTAAACGAGCATATCCCAAAGAAGGATGCGTCAGAAGGCGCGACCAGCTCAGGATCAAGTGGTTCGAGCTTCGCTCCAAGCGAAGCGCAGTTGAACCTGCTCAATAAAATTGAGCAGGCAGCAGGCGTCAAAGCCACACAGGAAGAGCGAAATGATCGAGCAAAACTATCGGCATTCATTGATAAGCATAAGGGCGCGATGAGTGCCCAGCCGCCAAGCGAGAAGATGCTGAAATGGGCCAAGGACATTGCGGCAAAGCTGCCTGAGGACAAAAAGCCAAAGCCTGAGGTTTTTACCCGCATGGATGCGTGCCGCAAGTTCATTGACCAGCACGTCAAGAAAAAGTAA
- a CDS encoding lytic transglycosylase domain-containing protein yields MPYTEVPVDMTTLNQCVSQASQVHGIHPIFIKTLIAVEGGQIGTNMRNTNNTYDMGVMQINTVNFKAISKKFGYSMRDLIVDPCKNIMAGTWLLWQRMQETPKKLWVAVGNYHSKTPAKRHNYLSKVEKAYSGLMPVYGKPGEAKAIGRTTNWGKAVPLMAANEQQFPSIKELEALVADGRMEGSAKRSNQAQASGKVRRPQAKPNVVTINSKRKVLRFID; encoded by the coding sequence ATGCCTTATACCGAAGTGCCCGTCGACATGACGACACTCAATCAATGCGTCTCCCAGGCCTCACAGGTGCACGGGATTCACCCGATCTTCATCAAGACATTGATCGCTGTTGAGGGTGGCCAGATTGGCACCAACATGCGCAACACCAATAACACCTATGACATGGGTGTCATGCAGATCAACACCGTTAACTTCAAGGCGATAAGCAAGAAGTTCGGTTACAGCATGCGGGATCTGATCGTAGACCCCTGCAAAAACATAATGGCTGGGACATGGCTGCTGTGGCAGAGAATGCAGGAAACCCCCAAAAAGCTGTGGGTTGCTGTCGGCAACTACCACTCGAAAACACCCGCCAAACGGCACAATTATCTTTCTAAAGTTGAGAAGGCCTATTCGGGCCTAATGCCTGTTTATGGCAAGCCGGGCGAAGCAAAGGCCATTGGGCGCACCACCAACTGGGGGAAGGCAGTACCACTCATGGCCGCAAATGAGCAGCAGTTCCCCTCCATCAAGGAGCTTGAAGCGCTGGTCGCCGATGGCAGGATGGAGGGATCGGCCAAAAGATCAAACCAGGCACAAGCGAGCGGGAAGGTCAGGCGACCGCAGGCCAAACCAAATGTAGTGACAATTAATAGCAAACGAAAAGTTTTGAGGTTTATCGACTGA
- a CDS encoding DUF1064 domain-containing protein, whose amino-acid sequence MSALRFPHLRLPEGKTSLSLDEFRQLQEDSKSGAKGEGKKQGRPSKFNAIAIQTEHGRFDSKMEYQRFLQLQLLERAGKISNLKKQVSYPLIAGDTLVCTYIADFVYEENGKLVVEDSKGFKTKEYQLKKKLMKKLLDIDIFETGHRQNNKKRAQRRSS is encoded by the coding sequence ATGTCCGCCCTTCGCTTTCCTCACCTGAGGCTGCCAGAAGGCAAAACCTCACTGTCTCTCGATGAGTTCAGGCAGCTCCAGGAAGACAGCAAGTCAGGCGCGAAGGGCGAAGGCAAAAAACAAGGACGGCCAAGCAAATTCAATGCAATTGCCATCCAGACCGAGCATGGTCGTTTCGATTCGAAAATGGAATATCAGCGATTCTTGCAGCTTCAGCTCCTGGAGCGAGCAGGCAAGATCAGCAATCTGAAAAAGCAGGTCAGTTACCCGCTTATCGCTGGTGATACGCTGGTATGCACCTATATCGCTGACTTCGTTTACGAAGAAAACGGGAAGCTGGTAGTAGAGGATTCAAAAGGATTCAAGACAAAGGAATACCAGCTCAAGAAAAAGCTGATGAAAAAACTGCTCGATATCGACATCTTCGAGACAGGTCATCGCCAGAATAATAAAAAACGCGCCCAGCGAAGGAGCTCGTAA
- a CDS encoding UvrD-helicase domain-containing protein, with protein sequence MSQNQAITLESLSALPTVQERIDLLMSPLNPGQREAAMQLEGPVAAIAGAGAGKTKTLIHRTAHLLVKGVPATSIMLVTFTNKGAEEIKTRLEAMVGNNAQYISAGTFHSIIFRIILKGNASHPYMEKIGLNMEECAILDDSDSSELFKEAIKLLGKDEQAMIKEKSWDKEIEALMASARALGQGPEEFAREKIGFGDKADILFRLTHDVWQIYTRLCRESNGIDFDDILVVASRFLEAAPDAAKELAERYRYLMLDEYQDTNPVQMKIMDSIARHHQNIFVVGDEKQSIYRFRGADVKVILGFNKRYPKAKIVEMGLNYRSTLSILNAANCVAGQMSQKVSEGMLKKGLNNNAADKPVALVQFESDIQEAKTIAASIRKEMAQGVPGEDMAILYRSRVQKSLIERELVSSGITYQVVGDVGFYQRREVKNTIAFLRMLFRPWDSMAVLRVLKNTSFGVSDKSAKKAMAKGQTAHAFLKEMSEKCLKGNEPTAVALKLKPLLGAMQSIRRLVAYNEDHQYIRDSIERLWKAYMSSSVKRDAEKDEGAAIDEAMSSRMQNVNFLLDRFFTDLKEGRKAEDIIDELSMMIDNSSQAREKSSMVKMMTIHASKGMEFKHVYMPGMDMDTTPGENCEDFDEKEEERRIFYVGMTRAMEKLVITFAKTKVKYGQKMVTTPSPYLGELSRALNQDILIYKAKTPYRDGPSR encoded by the coding sequence ATGAGTCAGAATCAAGCCATCACATTAGAAAGCCTGTCGGCCTTACCTACCGTTCAGGAACGCATCGATCTATTGATGAGTCCGCTTAACCCCGGACAGCGCGAAGCTGCCATGCAGCTTGAGGGGCCTGTGGCCGCGATTGCTGGCGCCGGAGCAGGCAAAACCAAGACCCTGATCCATCGAACCGCGCACCTCTTGGTCAAGGGCGTTCCAGCCACAAGCATCATGCTTGTCACCTTCACCAACAAAGGGGCTGAAGAGATCAAGACGCGTCTGGAGGCGATGGTGGGCAATAATGCTCAATACATCTCCGCAGGCACCTTTCACTCCATCATCTTCCGCATCATTCTCAAGGGCAATGCAAGCCATCCTTACATGGAGAAAATCGGCCTGAACATGGAGGAGTGCGCGATCCTTGATGACTCAGACTCCAGCGAGCTTTTCAAAGAGGCTATTAAGCTGCTCGGTAAGGATGAGCAGGCCATGATCAAGGAGAAAAGCTGGGATAAGGAGATCGAGGCACTGATGGCATCGGCTCGTGCTCTGGGACAGGGCCCTGAAGAATTTGCCCGTGAAAAGATTGGCTTTGGGGACAAGGCAGACATCCTTTTTCGCCTGACCCACGATGTATGGCAGATCTACACACGCCTTTGCCGTGAATCAAATGGTATCGACTTTGATGACATCCTCGTCGTTGCCTCCCGCTTTCTTGAGGCGGCGCCAGATGCAGCCAAAGAGCTTGCTGAGCGGTATCGCTACCTGATGCTTGATGAATACCAGGACACCAACCCTGTTCAGATGAAAATCATGGACAGCATTGCCAGACACCACCAAAACATCTTTGTCGTGGGTGATGAAAAGCAATCGATTTATCGCTTCCGTGGCGCAGATGTCAAAGTCATCCTCGGGTTCAACAAGCGCTACCCCAAGGCCAAGATCGTCGAGATGGGCCTGAACTATCGGTCGACACTCAGCATCTTGAATGCAGCAAATTGTGTTGCGGGCCAGATGAGCCAGAAGGTCTCTGAGGGCATGCTCAAAAAAGGCCTGAACAACAACGCAGCCGACAAGCCTGTGGCGCTGGTTCAGTTTGAAAGTGACATCCAGGAGGCCAAGACCATTGCGGCCTCAATCAGAAAGGAAATGGCGCAAGGCGTGCCGGGTGAGGACATGGCCATCCTGTATCGCTCCCGTGTCCAGAAAAGCCTTATTGAGCGTGAACTGGTCAGCAGCGGCATCACCTATCAGGTTGTGGGTGACGTGGGCTTTTATCAGCGACGCGAAGTGAAGAACACCATCGCTTTTTTGCGCATGCTGTTTCGTCCATGGGATTCGATGGCTGTATTGCGCGTGCTTAAAAACACGAGCTTTGGCGTGTCTGACAAGAGCGCGAAGAAGGCCATGGCCAAAGGTCAAACGGCCCACGCCTTCCTCAAGGAGATGTCTGAAAAATGCCTCAAGGGCAATGAGCCTACGGCAGTTGCGCTAAAGCTCAAGCCTTTGCTGGGCGCCATGCAGTCAATCAGGCGATTGGTCGCCTACAACGAAGATCATCAGTACATTCGTGACTCCATCGAGCGGCTTTGGAAGGCTTATATGTCATCCAGCGTCAAGCGCGACGCTGAAAAGGACGAGGGGGCGGCGATTGACGAGGCCATGTCCTCTCGCATGCAAAACGTTAACTTCCTGTTGGATCGATTCTTTACCGACCTCAAAGAGGGCAGGAAGGCTGAGGACATCATTGATGAACTCAGCATGATGATCGACAACAGCAGCCAGGCGCGCGAGAAGTCGAGCATGGTCAAGATGATGACCATTCACGCATCCAAGGGGATGGAGTTCAAGCATGTCTACATGCCCGGCATGGATATGGATACCACACCCGGCGAGAATTGCGAAGATTTCGACGAGAAGGAAGAAGAGCGCCGGATTTTCTATGTGGGAATGACGCGCGCCATGGAAAAGCTGGTGATCACATTTGCCAAAACCAAGGTCAAGTATGGTCAGAAAATGGTTACCACGCCATCTCCGTATCTTGGTGAACTCAGCAGGGCGTTGAACCAGGACATCTTGATCTATAAGGCCAAAACACCTTATCGTGACGGCCCTTCCCGATAG
- a CDS encoding DNA repair ATPase-like protein, with translation MSAMNLEDLALSVRRLEQAEVGMQESARIAQQDLARIAVEMSDTERFLLRKDDMLAALNRLQIKAQEKNKGLFENLLTNLIQEVIPGKKDQVVLTSTLKNNRANLDFDILCNGELENIIKDKGGSIANIVAMGLRFIVLARHPNRRILLLDEADCHLKSEYIPAFAAVMRQLAVKMGIQVLYISHHSATNFVGYGRVIDIYRESGKTHSRVLHEESDEDKAIESMSAFRYIRLRDYGPHENLLVELSPGLNVITGDVDLGKSKVIQAVADLLENNGEERRIRHNRPFFNVEIGLEEGMSLSWDYQRKGSKRTRMVLKDAQGQEIETSDSGTGVPEWLDMYLSMPLVSGESIHVHDQKHPHYLLSETEYTSIKRAEMLPLGRESRDVQRMIQLFNSKLASARQDFTRLQKELNQVKNTLAILAPVLDEPMDLDGLHEGMVGIRAMVADHAKLQQSIQRIESLVSISEDMKTLMGDLKAQAPADVALKATPEMRKTIVDLQSASARRDILAELAGIPKAVDAPTLKDVEGVKSIGIRLGSLSKISEMMKGLKTLEKAPVIELKASAEMVATLASLESKTTRRKELVDQLGICKLTAEKVASAKSVLFTKMGGICPTCEKPLEGHNHD, from the coding sequence ATGAGCGCCATGAATCTCGAAGACCTTGCCCTGTCTGTCAGAAGGCTCGAACAGGCGGAAGTGGGCATGCAGGAAAGTGCCCGGATTGCTCAGCAGGACTTAGCTCGAATTGCTGTCGAAATGTCAGATACCGAGCGATTCCTGCTGCGCAAGGATGACATGCTCGCCGCCTTGAATCGTCTTCAGATCAAGGCTCAGGAAAAGAACAAAGGTCTTTTCGAGAACCTTTTGACCAATCTGATCCAGGAAGTCATTCCGGGTAAAAAAGATCAGGTTGTATTAACCAGCACGCTCAAAAACAACCGTGCCAATCTCGATTTTGACATCCTCTGCAATGGTGAGCTTGAGAACATCATCAAGGACAAGGGTGGCTCGATTGCCAATATCGTTGCCATGGGGCTTCGCTTCATCGTTCTGGCTCGGCATCCCAATCGTCGCATCCTCCTGCTTGATGAGGCCGACTGCCATCTCAAGAGTGAGTACATCCCTGCCTTCGCAGCTGTGATGCGTCAGCTGGCAGTAAAAATGGGTATTCAGGTTCTGTACATCAGTCATCACTCTGCCACCAATTTCGTGGGTTACGGGCGCGTGATCGATATCTATCGAGAGTCTGGCAAGACCCATTCGCGCGTGCTTCACGAAGAAAGCGATGAAGACAAGGCTATCGAGTCAATGAGTGCCTTCCGTTATATCCGACTTCGTGATTACGGCCCCCATGAAAACCTGCTCGTTGAGCTTTCTCCCGGCCTGAACGTCATCACGGGTGACGTAGACCTTGGCAAGAGCAAGGTGATTCAGGCTGTAGCGGATCTTCTTGAAAACAATGGAGAGGAGCGCCGAATCCGCCATAACCGCCCCTTCTTCAATGTCGAGATTGGCCTGGAAGAGGGTATGAGCCTGAGCTGGGATTATCAGCGCAAGGGCTCTAAGCGAACCCGTATGGTGCTCAAGGATGCGCAGGGTCAGGAGATCGAAACCTCTGACTCAGGTACTGGCGTGCCTGAGTGGCTGGATATGTATCTTTCGATGCCGCTGGTGAGCGGCGAGAGCATTCATGTTCACGATCAGAAACACCCGCATTACCTGCTGTCCGAGACCGAGTACACCTCCATCAAGCGGGCTGAAATGTTGCCGCTTGGTCGAGAGTCCAGGGATGTTCAGCGCATGATTCAGCTGTTTAACAGCAAGCTCGCTTCCGCCCGACAGGATTTCACCCGGCTGCAAAAAGAGCTCAATCAGGTCAAGAACACGCTGGCCATCCTGGCGCCCGTCCTCGATGAGCCGATGGATCTGGATGGTCTGCATGAAGGGATGGTGGGCATCCGTGCGATGGTGGCTGATCATGCGAAGCTGCAACAGAGCATTCAGCGTATCGAAAGCCTGGTGTCGATCTCCGAAGACATGAAGACACTGATGGGCGATCTCAAGGCGCAAGCGCCCGCTGACGTAGCGCTCAAGGCCACACCAGAGATGAGAAAGACCATTGTCGACTTGCAGTCAGCAAGTGCGCGCAGGGATATTCTGGCCGAACTTGCAGGCATCCCGAAGGCTGTTGATGCGCCAACGCTCAAGGATGTGGAAGGCGTGAAGTCAATTGGGATCCGCCTTGGCAGCCTAAGCAAGATTTCGGAAATGATGAAGGGCCTCAAAACACTTGAGAAGGCCCCAGTCATTGAGCTTAAGGCATCTGCTGAAATGGTTGCCACCCTGGCGAGTCTTGAGTCAAAAACCACCCGGCGCAAGGAGTTGGTTGATCAGCTTGGCATCTGCAAGCTGACGGCAGAAAAAGTCGCCTCGGCCAAGTCAGTCCTCTTTACCAAAATGGGTGGCATTTGCCCCACCTGCGAAAAACCACTGGAAGGTCACAACCATGATTGA